Proteins co-encoded in one Epinephelus moara isolate mb chromosome 11, YSFRI_EMoa_1.0, whole genome shotgun sequence genomic window:
- the flt1 gene encoding vascular endothelial growth factor receptor 1 isoform X2: MMNFILICLLCGLYGVLAKDKDQKGKYSVPILDVKTRQLVHDINQTLLLSCRGRWELTWAFPSGLARDQVQVKESRCGKTSQQYCSQVTVSSAQAQHTGLFHCRYRHRPRRQTSIYVYVTDSQQPFVEHPGMSPDVLYMKEKQPLVIPCQVTHPNITTTLVKFPSHSLSPDQRNIIWNSKQGFTIRTPTFYYIGLFYCQTITNGITHKSRVYFIHRPVSNIMEVYLNSSGPVQALKGERLVMNCTATGELNTRVNITWDYPGKINNTGSTYKRLLKHRTHMLFYNILTIPKLQRSDRGLYTCRVTSGENTKQQQVTVTVYDRPFIRLKPRHESVMEVQAGQKSYRISPKLRAYPAPEVIWLKDGKAAAEQCSRYHMDGSSLVIRDVAEEDAGKYTVLVRNQEHGLFQNLTLTLVVKVSPQIGEKAVSLQDPGSVPRGSRQALHCTSHGVPPPHIQWLWHPCPSKGLPAAPQA, translated from the exons ATGATGAATTTTATCCTCATCTGCCTGCTATGTGGATTGTATGGTGTTCTTGCAAAAG ACAAAGATCAGAAGGGGAAGTACAGCGTTCCTATTCTGGATGTGAAAACCCGGCAGCTGGTTCATGACATCAACCAGACACTACTGCTCAGCTGCAG GGGTCGCTGGGAGCTGACTTGGGCGTTCCCATCAGGTTTGGCCAGAGATCAGGTGCAAGTAAAGGAGTCTCGCTGTGGCAAGACGAGCCAGCAGTACTGCAGCCAAGTGACGGTGAGCAGCGCTCAGGCCCAGCACACCGGCCTGTTCCACTGCAGGTACCGACACCGACCCCGGAGACAGACCTCCATCTATGTATATGTCACAG ACAGCCAGCAGCCATTTGTGGAACATCCGGGTATGAGCCCAGATGTGTTGTACATGAAGGAGAAGCAGCCGCTGGTCATCCCCTGCCAGGTCACCCACCCTAACATCACCACCACACTCGTCAAG TTCCCCAGTCACAGCCTGAGTCCAGACCAGAGGAACATCATCTGGAACAGCAAGCAAGGTTTCACCATCCGAACCCCCACCTTCTACTACATCGGCCTCTTCTACTGCCAGACAATCACTAATGGCATCACACACAAGTCACGTGTATACTTTATACACAGACCAG TGAGTAACATCATGGAGGTGTATCTGAACAGCAGTGGACCTGTGCAGGCCCTGAAGGGGGAGAGACTGGTCATGAACTGCACCGCCACCGGGGAGTTGAACACCAGAGTGAACATCACCTGGGACTACCCTGGAAAG ATTAACAACACCGGCTCCACCTACAAGAGGCTCCTGAAACACAGAACGCACATGCTGTTCTACAACATTCTGACCATCCCGAAGCTCCAGCGTTCAGACCGAGGTCTCTACACGTGCCGTGTGACCAGCGGGGAAAACACCAAACAGCAGCAAGTCACTGTTACTGTGTATG ACCGTCCGTTTATTCGCCTGAAGCCCAGGCATGAATCTGTGATGGAGGTACAGGCAGGACAGAAATCTTACAGAATCTCTCCCAAACTGCGAGCGTACCCTGCACCTGAAGTCATCTG gtTGAAGGATGGCAAGGCGGCAGCAGAGCAGTGCTCCAGATATCACATGGATGGGAGTTCCCTGGTGATTCGGGATGTGGCAGAGGAGGATGCTGGGAAGTACACCGTCCTGGTACGAAACCAGGAACATGGACTTTTCCAGAATCTAACACTCACACTTGTGGTCAAAG TGAGTCCTCAGATAGGGGAGAAAGCGGTGTCGTTGCAGGACCCGGGCTCAGTGCCACGGGGGAGCAGACAAGCCCTTCACTGCACGTCCCATGGAGTCCCTCCCCCGCATATCCAGTGGCTTTGGCATCCCTGCCCGTCCAAAGGCCT CCCGGCTGCACCACAAGCCTGA